The window AATGGAACTTAAATCAAGAAGGATCGGCGGCGCAAACTATCAGATACCTGTAGAAGTTAACGTAGACCGCAGGCAGTCGCTTGCCATCAGATGGCTTATTAACGCCACGCGTGACCGCAAGGAAAAGTCAATGGTTGAAAGGCTTGCGCTTGAATTACTGGCAGCAGAGCAGAACCAGGGCGGAGCAATGAAGAAAAAAGATGATACGCATAAAATGGCAGAAGCAAATAAGGCATTTGCCCATTACAGGTGGTAGCAGACAGTTTTTCAATTGAGTAATAACAACGAATAAAATATCAGGAGATAACAATGGCAAGGGAATTCCCGTTAGACAAGTTAAGGAACATAGGCATAATGGCCCACATAGACGCAGGAAAAACAACACTTTCAGAGCGCGTTCTTTATTATACGGGTAAAACCCATAAAATCGGCGAAGTGCACGAAGGCGCCGCAACAATGGACTGGATGGAGCAGGAACAGGAAAGAGGCATAACAATAACTTCTGCCGCTACCACATGCTTCTGGAAAGATTACAGGATTAACCTTATCGACACACCGGGACACGTTGATTTTACGGTTGAAGTTGAAAGGTCATTAAGGGTACTTGACGGGGCTGTATGCGTATTTGACTCTGTAAACGGTGTTGAACCGCAGTCAGAAACGGTATGGCGCCAGGCTGATAAATATGATGTTCCCAGGATGATATTTTTTAATAAAATGGACAGGATAGGCGCTGATTTTAAGATGTGCCTTGAAAGTGTTATAGAAAAGCTTGGCGCTAAACCCGTTGCCATGCAGATACCAATAGGCGCGGAAGATAAATTTGAAGGCGTAATTGACCTTGTAAAGATGAAAGCTATAATCTGGCTTGCTGAAACACTTGGCGCCCAGTTTGAAGAAAGGGAAATACCTGCGGAACTTCTTGATGAAGCGAAAGCTTACAGGGAAAAACTTATGGAAGCCGCTTCTGATTATGATGAAAAAATAATGGAAGCGTTTCTTGAAGGCAAAGAAGTATCAGAAGACGCAATAAGAAAAGCCATTCGCGTGGGAACGTTAGCTCTTAAAATATTCCCGGCATTCTGCGGAACCGCTTTTAAAAATAAAGGCGTTCAGCCGCTTCTTGACGGCGTGCTTGCGTATCTTCCTTGTCCGCTTGACCTTCCTCCTGTTAAAGGGTTTGATCCCAACGCGCCTGAAGGCGAAGTAAGGGAAATAGAAAGGGTGGCATCTGACACAGAAAAGTTCACGGCACTGGCGTTTAAGATTATGTCAGATCCTTTTGTGGGAAGGCTTACATATTTCAGAATTTATGCC is drawn from Candidatus Goldiibacteriota bacterium HGW-Goldbacteria-1 and contains these coding sequences:
- a CDS encoding 30S ribosomal protein S7, encoding MPRKKRTVKREIKADSKYNSLIIAKLINCIMYQGRKSAAESIVYGALEYIDKKGKNSMEVFKTAIENIKPLMELKSRRIGGANYQIPVEVNVDRRQSLAIRWLINATRDRKEKSMVERLALELLAAEQNQGGAMKKKDDTHKMAEANKAFAHYRW